In Streptomyces longhuiensis, the following proteins share a genomic window:
- a CDS encoding urea amidolyase associated protein UAAP2 has translation MTVTTAPAGRVVCDRTVPARSAWSAVVRAGQLLTITDLHGNQAADFLVYDAHDTSVRYSAPDTIQAQGNIFLTTGSVLLSNEHTPLMTVVEDTCGRHDTVGGACSKESNTLRYGHHTWSQHACVENFLAEGSKHGLDKRDLVSNINWYMNVPVETDGTLGIVDGISAPGLKVVLRAETDVIALLSNCPQINNPCNGFHPSALQTTITEPDES, from the coding sequence ATGACCGTCACCACCGCCCCTGCGGGCCGCGTCGTCTGCGACCGGACCGTCCCCGCACGCTCCGCCTGGTCCGCCGTCGTACGCGCGGGCCAACTGCTGACCATCACCGACCTGCACGGGAACCAGGCCGCGGACTTCCTCGTCTACGACGCCCACGACACCTCCGTGCGCTACAGCGCCCCCGACACCATCCAGGCCCAGGGCAACATCTTCCTGACGACCGGCTCGGTGCTGCTATCCAACGAGCACACCCCGCTGATGACCGTCGTCGAGGACACCTGCGGTCGGCACGACACCGTCGGCGGCGCCTGTTCCAAGGAGTCCAACACCCTCCGCTACGGGCACCACACCTGGTCGCAGCACGCCTGCGTGGAGAACTTCCTCGCCGAAGGCAGCAAGCACGGACTGGACAAGCGCGACCTGGTGTCCAACATCAACTGGTACATGAACGTGCCCGTCGAGACGGACGGCACCCTCGGCATCGTCGACGGCATCTCGGCCCCGGGCCTGAAAGTCGTCCTGCGCGCCGAGACCGACGTCATCGCGCTGCTGTCCAACTGCCCGCAGATCAACAACCCCTGCAACGGATTCCACCCGAGCGCCCTGCAGACGACGATCACCGAGCCGGACGAGAGCTGA
- the uca gene encoding urea carboxylase produces MTFDTLLVANRGEIASRIIRTARRLGLRTVAVYSDPDRGAEHVRLADEAVRLGPAPAKDSYLDAALILKAAQDTGAGAVHPGYGFLSEDADFARRCAAAGLIFVGPTPEQLELFGAKHTARAAAHEAGVPLAPGTGLLPDVAAALAAAEGIGYPVMLKATGGGGGIGMQACHDADALEDAWERVQRVAAASFSSAGVFLERLVERARHVEVQVFGDGEGRVATLGDRDCSLQRRNQKVLEEAPAPGLPDAVRKQLATSARDLCASVNYRSAGTVEFVYDAAREEAYFLEVNTRLQVEHPVTEEIYGVDLVEWMLRLAQGDTKVVTMPLTPKGHAVEARVYAEDPSRGHRPSAGLLTRVAFPESVRVDTWVETGTEVTTSYDPMLAKVVAHGSDRAEALDKLDTALAATRLDGIETNLGLVRAALQDADVRRAAHSTASLATISDPTPRVEVVAAGTLTTVQDWPGRTGHWQVGVPPCGPMDDLSFRLGNTALGNTEGAPGLECTLQGPSLRFTHPTTVCVTGAPAPVTIDGVAVPQWEPVTVEAGRTLAVGSPDEHGLRTYVLFAGGLDIPEFLGSAATFTLGRFGGHGGRALRAGDVLHGGEQRPETSVVPLDRRPAFGGAWHIGAVEGPHAAPEFFTEDDIRDFYTAHWKVHFNSARTGVRLVGPRPRWARTDGGEAGLHPSNIHDTPYSVGAVDYTGDMPVMLGPDGPSLGGFVCPATIVTGQRWKLGQLRPGDTVRFVPVTTEAAAGLRRNPAAVPRADRETVVDGGILARLPQTGTRPSVTYRRSGDDNLLIEYGPMQLDLALRMRIHALAQALAEQGLDGVDDLTPGIRSLQVRTDPDVLPQEKLLEIARRVEEELPAPDELVVPSRIVHLPLSWDDPATREAIARYMAGVRDDAPWCPWNIEFIRRVNGLETVEDVYRTVFDAEYLVMGLGDVYLGAPVATPLDPRHRLVTTKYNPARTWTAENSVGIGGAYLCVYGMEGPGGYQFVGRTTQVWSGWQQRGAFEPGRPWLLRFFDRIRWYPVEAEELLELRADIMSGRFVPRIEEGSFSLAEYQRFLVENAESIAEFRAGQSAAFRAERDAWEAAGEFTREQVATEAAPPATDVEVPDGGHVIEAEFTASVWQVNVEIGDRVSAGQPLLALEAMKMESRVPAPADGIVTKILTKPGSQVEAGTALVVLAPVDTVEAAA; encoded by the coding sequence ATGACGTTCGACACCCTGTTGGTCGCCAACCGCGGCGAGATCGCGTCACGCATCATCCGCACCGCTCGCCGGCTCGGCCTGCGCACCGTCGCGGTCTACTCCGACCCGGACCGCGGGGCCGAGCACGTTCGTCTGGCCGACGAGGCCGTACGGCTCGGCCCGGCCCCCGCCAAGGACTCCTACCTCGACGCCGCTCTGATCCTCAAGGCCGCCCAGGACACCGGAGCCGGCGCCGTCCACCCCGGCTACGGCTTCCTGTCCGAGGACGCCGACTTCGCCCGCCGCTGCGCCGCAGCGGGCCTGATCTTCGTCGGCCCCACCCCTGAACAACTGGAGCTGTTCGGCGCCAAGCACACCGCACGCGCCGCCGCTCATGAGGCGGGCGTGCCGCTCGCCCCGGGCACCGGGCTGCTGCCCGACGTGGCTGCCGCCCTCGCGGCGGCCGAGGGGATCGGCTACCCGGTCATGCTCAAAGCGACCGGCGGGGGCGGCGGGATCGGCATGCAGGCGTGCCACGACGCCGACGCCCTCGAAGACGCCTGGGAACGGGTGCAGCGCGTGGCCGCCGCCTCCTTCTCCTCCGCCGGCGTCTTCCTGGAACGGCTCGTCGAGCGCGCCCGCCACGTCGAGGTGCAGGTCTTCGGCGACGGCGAGGGCCGCGTCGCCACCCTCGGCGACCGCGACTGTTCACTGCAGCGCCGCAACCAGAAAGTCCTGGAGGAGGCACCCGCCCCGGGTCTCCCGGACGCGGTACGCAAGCAACTGGCAACCTCGGCACGGGACTTGTGCGCGTCCGTGAACTACCGCTCTGCCGGCACGGTCGAGTTCGTGTACGACGCCGCCCGCGAGGAGGCGTACTTCCTCGAGGTCAACACCCGACTCCAGGTCGAGCACCCGGTCACCGAGGAGATCTACGGCGTCGACCTCGTGGAGTGGATGCTGCGCCTCGCGCAGGGCGACACCAAGGTCGTCACCATGCCGCTGACACCGAAGGGCCACGCTGTCGAGGCACGCGTCTACGCCGAGGACCCCTCCCGCGGCCACCGGCCGAGCGCCGGCCTGTTGACCCGCGTCGCCTTCCCCGAGAGCGTCCGCGTCGACACCTGGGTGGAGACCGGCACCGAGGTCACCACCTCCTACGACCCGATGCTCGCCAAGGTCGTCGCGCACGGCAGCGACCGCGCCGAGGCACTCGACAAGCTGGACACCGCTCTTGCCGCGACCCGCCTCGACGGCATCGAGACCAACCTCGGTCTGGTGCGCGCCGCGCTCCAGGACGCCGACGTGCGCCGAGCGGCCCACTCCACCGCTTCGCTCGCCACGATCAGCGATCCGACGCCGCGCGTCGAGGTCGTCGCGGCGGGCACCTTGACCACCGTGCAGGACTGGCCCGGACGCACCGGCCACTGGCAGGTCGGCGTCCCCCCGTGCGGACCGATGGACGACCTCTCCTTCCGGCTCGGCAACACCGCCCTCGGCAACACCGAGGGCGCACCCGGCCTCGAGTGCACCTTGCAGGGCCCCTCCCTCCGCTTCACCCACCCGACGACGGTGTGCGTCACCGGCGCCCCCGCACCGGTGACCATCGACGGCGTCGCCGTACCGCAGTGGGAGCCGGTCACCGTCGAAGCCGGGCGGACACTGGCCGTCGGGTCACCCGACGAGCACGGCCTGCGCACCTACGTGCTGTTCGCGGGCGGCCTGGACATACCGGAGTTCCTGGGCAGCGCAGCCACGTTCACCCTCGGCCGGTTCGGCGGACACGGCGGTCGCGCCCTGCGTGCGGGCGATGTCCTGCACGGCGGTGAGCAGCGCCCGGAGACGTCCGTCGTGCCCCTCGACCGGCGCCCGGCCTTCGGCGGAGCGTGGCACATCGGCGCGGTCGAAGGCCCGCACGCCGCTCCCGAGTTCTTCACCGAGGACGACATCCGCGACTTCTACACAGCGCACTGGAAGGTGCACTTCAACTCGGCGCGCACCGGTGTGCGCCTCGTCGGCCCCAGGCCGCGCTGGGCGCGCACGGACGGCGGCGAGGCCGGCCTGCACCCGTCCAACATCCACGACACGCCGTACTCCGTCGGCGCCGTCGACTACACCGGCGACATGCCCGTCATGCTCGGCCCCGACGGGCCCTCCCTGGGCGGCTTCGTCTGCCCGGCGACGATCGTGACCGGACAGCGCTGGAAGCTCGGCCAGCTCCGTCCCGGCGACACGGTCCGCTTCGTCCCGGTGACCACCGAGGCCGCCGCCGGACTGCGGCGGAACCCGGCCGCGGTACCGCGCGCCGATCGGGAGACGGTCGTCGACGGCGGCATCCTCGCCCGCCTGCCACAGACCGGGACCCGCCCGTCGGTCACCTACCGGCGCAGCGGCGACGACAACCTCCTCATCGAGTACGGACCGATGCAGCTCGACCTGGCCCTGCGCATGCGGATCCACGCACTCGCGCAGGCGCTGGCCGAGCAAGGACTCGACGGCGTCGACGACCTGACCCCGGGCATCCGTTCCCTCCAGGTCCGTACGGATCCCGACGTCCTGCCTCAGGAGAAGCTCCTCGAGATCGCCCGGCGCGTGGAGGAGGAACTCCCCGCCCCCGACGAGCTGGTGGTACCCAGCCGCATCGTCCACCTCCCGCTGTCCTGGGACGATCCGGCGACCCGCGAGGCCATCGCCCGCTACATGGCGGGCGTGCGCGACGACGCCCCCTGGTGTCCCTGGAACATCGAGTTCATCCGCCGCGTCAACGGCCTGGAGACCGTGGAGGACGTGTACCGCACCGTCTTCGATGCCGAGTACCTGGTGATGGGGCTCGGGGACGTGTACCTGGGCGCGCCGGTCGCCACCCCGCTGGACCCGCGGCACCGGCTGGTCACGACCAAGTACAACCCGGCCCGTACCTGGACCGCGGAGAACTCGGTGGGCATCGGCGGCGCGTACCTGTGCGTCTACGGCATGGAGGGCCCCGGCGGCTACCAGTTCGTCGGCCGCACCACACAGGTGTGGTCGGGCTGGCAGCAGCGCGGCGCCTTCGAGCCGGGCAGGCCCTGGCTGCTGCGCTTCTTCGACCGGATCAGGTGGTATCCGGTCGAGGCGGAGGAACTCCTGGAACTGCGCGCGGACATCATGTCCGGCCGGTTCGTACCGAGGATCGAGGAGGGTTCCTTCTCGCTCGCCGAGTACCAGAGGTTCCTCGTCGAGAACGCGGAGTCGATCGCCGAGTTCCGGGCCGGGCAGAGCGCGGCGTTCCGCGCGGAGCGCGACGCCTGGGAAGCGGCCGGCGAGTTCACCCGCGAGCAAGTGGCCACCGAGGCCGCCCCGCCGGCCACCGACGTCGAGGTCCCCGACGGCGGCCACGTGATCGAAGCCGAGTTCACCGCCTCCGTCTGGCAGGTCAACGTCGAGATCGGCGACCGTGTTTCGGCCGGACAGCCGCTCCTCGCGCTGGAGGCGATGAAGATGGAGTCCCGGGTGCCGGCCCCCGCCGACGGTATCGTCACCAAGATCCTGACCAAGCCGGGCAGCCAGGTCGAGGCGGGCACCGCCCTCGTCGTCCTCGCTCCCGTCGACACCGTGGAGGCAGCCGCGTGA
- the atzF gene encoding allophanate hydrolase, with the protein MITAVERVRAAYARIAQVDRPEVWIGLRPQAAAESDAAAVDAKVAAGDRLPLAGAVLAVKGNIDVAGLPTTAGCPAYAYEPDTDAPAVARLKAAGAVVLGTTNLDQFATGLVGTRSPYGAVRNALSPEHVSGGSSSGSAVAVALGIADIALGTDTAGSGRVPAAFNGIVGLKPTFGVIPAEGVVPACASLDCLTVFARTLPEAEQALSLMAAPSGRPPSAPAPRRPGPWRIAVPEAGQLGRLDTGWTEAFEAAAQRLADAGAELLPVDLAPFTEAAAMLYEGAFVAERYTAVGAFIDAHTDSPDLDPTVAGIISRAKDIPAHQLYADQQKLASLRTRALATLGDADALLLPTAPGHPTVAEVAADPLGANARLGRFTNSTNLFDLAAVAVPAGNVNGLPFGVMLIGPAFTDERLVRIAGLLADPPVRLAVIGAHLSGQPLNGQLLAVGGRLVRSTTTAQAYRLYALDTLPPKPGLVRVGTSGGGGTIEAEVWQLPAEGLGKFLAALPRPMALGSVELSDGSFVTGFLCEPQAVEGAHEITSYGGWRAYLAALPRP; encoded by the coding sequence GTGATCACCGCAGTGGAACGGGTGCGGGCCGCCTACGCACGCATCGCGCAGGTGGACCGGCCCGAGGTGTGGATCGGTCTGCGCCCGCAGGCCGCTGCGGAGTCGGACGCCGCCGCGGTCGACGCGAAGGTCGCCGCCGGTGACCGGCTGCCGCTGGCCGGGGCGGTGCTGGCGGTCAAGGGCAACATCGACGTGGCCGGACTGCCGACCACCGCCGGCTGCCCCGCCTACGCCTACGAGCCGGACACCGACGCCCCGGCCGTGGCGCGTCTGAAGGCTGCGGGCGCCGTGGTCCTCGGCACCACGAACCTCGACCAGTTCGCGACCGGCCTGGTCGGCACCCGCAGCCCGTACGGCGCGGTCCGCAACGCCCTCTCCCCGGAGCACGTGTCCGGCGGTTCCTCGTCCGGATCCGCGGTCGCCGTCGCGCTCGGTATCGCCGACATCGCGCTCGGCACGGACACCGCGGGCTCGGGCCGTGTCCCGGCGGCCTTCAACGGCATCGTCGGTCTCAAGCCGACCTTCGGGGTGATCCCGGCCGAGGGCGTCGTCCCGGCCTGTGCCTCGCTCGACTGCCTCACGGTCTTCGCCCGCACGCTCCCCGAAGCCGAGCAGGCGCTGTCCCTCATGGCAGCGCCGTCCGGGCGGCCACCGTCGGCTCCGGCCCCGCGCCGCCCCGGTCCGTGGCGGATCGCCGTCCCGGAAGCCGGGCAACTGGGCCGGCTGGACACCGGCTGGACCGAGGCGTTCGAAGCGGCGGCGCAGCGGCTCGCCGACGCGGGCGCCGAGCTCCTGCCCGTCGACCTCGCGCCGTTCACGGAGGCGGCGGCGATGCTGTACGAGGGCGCGTTCGTCGCCGAGCGCTACACCGCCGTCGGCGCCTTCATCGACGCGCACACGGACTCGCCGGACCTCGACCCGACCGTGGCCGGAATCATCTCCCGGGCCAAGGACATCCCGGCCCACCAGCTCTACGCCGACCAGCAGAAGCTTGCGTCTCTCCGCACCCGGGCCCTGGCCACCCTGGGCGACGCGGACGCACTGCTCCTGCCGACCGCGCCGGGCCACCCGACCGTCGCCGAGGTCGCGGCCGACCCGCTGGGCGCCAATGCCCGCCTCGGCCGATTCACCAACTCCACCAATCTCTTCGACCTGGCGGCGGTCGCCGTGCCCGCGGGCAACGTGAACGGGCTGCCGTTCGGTGTCATGCTGATCGGCCCGGCCTTCACGGACGAGCGGCTCGTCCGCATCGCCGGGCTGCTCGCCGACCCGCCCGTGCGGCTCGCGGTGATCGGCGCGCATCTGTCCGGACAGCCCCTGAACGGCCAACTCCTCGCAGTGGGCGGGCGACTGGTGCGTAGCACCACGACCGCGCAGGCCTACCGGCTGTACGCGCTGGACACCCTGCCTCCGAAGCCGGGACTGGTCCGGGTCGGCACAAGCGGAGGCGGAGGCACGATCGAGGCCGAGGTGTGGCAACTGCCCGCCGAGGGACTGGGTAAGTTCCTCGCCGCGTTGCCCCGCCCGATGGCGCTCGGAAGCGTGGAACTCTCGGACGGAAGCTTCGTGACCGGCTTCCTCTGCGAGCCCCAGGCCGTCGAGGGCGCCCATGAGATCACCTCATACGGCGGCTGGCGCGCGTACCTGGCCGCGTTGCCCCGCCCCTGA
- a CDS encoding SDR family oxidoreductase: MDLGIRGRVALVAASTGGLGRAVAEALADEGASVVVAGRRGELAQQIAATLPEAVAVQADLSAPDGPQALVEAAREAYGDPDILVLNGPGPRPGAAADLDTGDIAAAVDSLLLAQQRLVALALPAMRRRAWGRILAIGSSGIAAPLAGLALSNAGRAALAAYLKTLATEVAADGVTVNLLLPGRIATDRVAALDAARAEREQRPVTEIEAASKATIPAGRYGTPAEFGASAAFLCGVPASYITGTALRCDGGLVRSL, translated from the coding sequence ATGGATCTCGGTATCCGCGGCCGTGTCGCACTGGTCGCCGCCTCCACCGGCGGCCTGGGCCGGGCGGTCGCCGAAGCGCTGGCCGACGAAGGGGCCTCGGTCGTGGTGGCCGGGCGACGTGGCGAGCTCGCCCAGCAGATCGCGGCCACGTTGCCCGAAGCGGTAGCGGTGCAGGCCGACCTGTCCGCCCCGGACGGGCCGCAGGCGCTGGTCGAGGCGGCCCGCGAAGCGTACGGCGACCCGGACATCCTGGTCCTCAACGGACCGGGCCCCCGGCCAGGCGCCGCTGCGGACCTGGACACCGGCGACATCGCCGCGGCCGTGGACTCGCTCCTGCTGGCCCAACAGCGGCTGGTGGCACTGGCCTTGCCCGCGATGCGGCGTCGAGCCTGGGGCCGCATCCTGGCGATCGGCTCCAGCGGAATCGCCGCGCCACTGGCCGGGCTCGCCCTCTCCAACGCCGGACGGGCCGCCCTGGCCGCGTACCTGAAGACCCTCGCCACCGAGGTGGCGGCGGACGGCGTCACCGTCAACCTGCTGCTGCCCGGGCGGATCGCCACCGACCGGGTGGCGGCGCTGGACGCCGCACGGGCCGAACGCGAGCAGCGTCCCGTCACCGAGATCGAGGCCGCCTCCAAGGCCACGATCCCCGCGGGCCGGTACGGCACTCCTGCCGAGTTCGGGGCGTCCGCCGCCTTCCTGTGCGGCGTCCCTGCCTCGTACATCACCGGGACCGCGCTGCGCTGCGACGGGGGTTTGGTCCGCAGCCTGTGA
- a CDS encoding dihydrodipicolinate synthase family protein, with protein sequence MPEKLAPGVWGVVATPFLGSALEVDEPSLTRLVKHYEQIGTTGLTVLGVFGEAARLSAGERRTVLETVVDTVSLPLVVGVTGLATAPVLEEARLVREVVGDRLAGLMVQVNSPDPQVVAAHLNAVHDATGAGIVVQDYPETSRVAIRTADLVRAVRAVPSAVAVKAEAPPTPAAVARLTAELDVPVFGGLGGLGLLDELAAGAAGAMTGFSCPEGLIACVEAWRSGGHDAAREAYLPYLPLVNFEAQVGIGLALRKEAIRRRGLITESGVRPPAPRLPEALVPQLERHLAALPKEVR encoded by the coding sequence ATGCCCGAGAAGCTCGCACCCGGCGTGTGGGGCGTGGTCGCCACACCCTTCCTCGGATCCGCTCTTGAGGTGGACGAGCCGAGCCTGACCAGGCTGGTGAAGCACTACGAACAGATCGGCACCACCGGTCTGACCGTGCTCGGCGTCTTCGGCGAGGCCGCCCGGCTCTCCGCCGGGGAGCGCCGCACGGTGCTGGAGACGGTGGTCGACACGGTGAGCCTGCCGCTGGTCGTCGGTGTGACCGGGCTCGCCACGGCACCGGTGCTCGAGGAGGCCCGGCTGGTTCGCGAAGTGGTCGGAGACCGCCTCGCCGGACTGATGGTGCAGGTCAACTCGCCTGATCCGCAGGTGGTCGCGGCCCACCTCAACGCGGTCCACGACGCCACCGGCGCCGGGATCGTGGTCCAGGACTACCCGGAGACCAGCCGGGTCGCCATCCGCACCGCCGACCTGGTCCGTGCCGTCCGGGCGGTTCCCTCGGCGGTGGCGGTGAAGGCCGAGGCGCCGCCCACTCCGGCTGCCGTCGCCAGACTCACTGCCGAACTCGACGTGCCGGTCTTCGGCGGCCTGGGCGGGCTGGGCCTGCTCGACGAACTGGCGGCCGGCGCCGCCGGGGCGATGACCGGCTTCTCCTGCCCCGAGGGCCTGATCGCCTGCGTCGAGGCCTGGCGCAGCGGCGGACACGACGCGGCCCGGGAGGCCTACCTGCCGTATCTGCCGCTCGTGAACTTCGAGGCCCAGGTCGGGATCGGGCTGGCGCTGCGCAAGGAGGCCATCCGGCGGCGCGGCCTGATCACGGAGTCGGGGGTGCGGCCGCCGGCCCCGCGGCTGCCCGAGGCCTTGGTCCCGCAGCTGGAACGGCACCTCGCCGCGCTGCCCAAGGAGGTGCGCTGA
- a CDS encoding vWA domain-containing protein: protein MSANKIKHKVNHVALVVDCSGSMRPHQNQLIRVVDEFVAGLKAESDSLGHETRISLYSFDHRVENLVWDMDVKHLPSMRGLYQVNNGATALIEASLKSLDDLGHIWEEYGEHSFLQIVVTDGEENASGGDRRHDGDPTILGPWLDRITATMGGLPGHWTSAILVPNSLAKRTAQNYGFPAGNIAIWDADSQKGVEEAIGTVRAAATSFLRGREQGVRGTKNLFAVGQDISVDEVRANLEPVPADKYRLLKVDKEIEIRPFVDSHPGVTYERGACYYQLGARAQVQQNKEVIVVEKDTDRAYTGDAARSLLFGTGIQGTVSVKAGNNPKLEVYVQSRSVNRKLKPNTRLLIML from the coding sequence ATGTCCGCAAACAAGATCAAGCACAAGGTGAATCACGTCGCGCTGGTCGTTGATTGTTCCGGTTCCATGCGCCCGCACCAGAATCAACTCATCCGCGTAGTGGACGAGTTCGTGGCCGGCCTGAAGGCCGAATCGGACAGCCTCGGACATGAGACCCGGATCAGTCTCTACTCTTTCGATCACCGGGTGGAGAATCTCGTCTGGGACATGGACGTGAAGCATCTGCCGTCCATGCGGGGTCTGTACCAGGTCAACAATGGGGCTACGGCCCTCATCGAGGCTTCCTTGAAGTCTCTGGACGACCTGGGCCACATCTGGGAGGAATACGGCGAGCACAGCTTTCTCCAGATCGTGGTGACGGACGGCGAGGAGAACGCCTCCGGCGGCGACAGGCGGCACGACGGCGATCCGACCATCCTCGGCCCCTGGCTCGACAGGATCACAGCGACGATGGGCGGGCTTCCGGGGCACTGGACTTCCGCGATCCTCGTTCCGAACTCCCTGGCCAAGCGCACCGCGCAGAACTACGGGTTCCCGGCCGGAAACATCGCCATCTGGGATGCGGACTCCCAGAAGGGCGTCGAGGAGGCGATCGGCACCGTGCGCGCCGCCGCGACCAGCTTCCTCCGGGGCCGCGAGCAGGGAGTGCGCGGCACGAAGAACCTGTTCGCCGTCGGTCAGGACATATCGGTCGACGAGGTGCGGGCGAACCTCGAACCCGTTCCGGCCGACAAGTACCGGCTCCTGAAGGTCGACAAGGAGATCGAGATTCGCCCCTTCGTCGATTCGCATCCGGGAGTGACGTACGAACGTGGAGCGTGTTACTACCAGCTGGGCGCCCGGGCTCAGGTTCAGCAGAACAAGGAAGTCATCGTGGTCGAGAAGGACACCGACCGCGCCTATACGGGCGACGCGGCGCGCAGTCTTCTGTTCGGTACGGGGATCCAGGGAACTGTCTCGGTGAAGGCGGGGAACAATCCCAAGTTGGAGGTGTACGTGCAGAGTCGTTCGGTGAACAGGAAGCTCAAGCCGAATACACGTCTGCTCATCATGCTCTGA